A genomic window from Camelus ferus isolate YT-003-E chromosome 9, BCGSAC_Cfer_1.0, whole genome shotgun sequence includes:
- the LOC116666011 gene encoding LOW QUALITY PROTEIN: vomeronasal type-1 receptor 4-like (The sequence of the model RefSeq protein was modified relative to this genomic sequence to represent the inferred CDS: deleted 1 base in 1 codon), protein MAARDLAAGSIFLIQTIIGLLGNFSLLYLYLFLYCMGHRVRTIDLIVKNLIVGNILVLFSSGFHYTVTNFAWHHVNRQFECKFFPYVRIVGRGVSIGTTCLLSVFQVITISPRNSRLAELKVKALRLVVPSITLCWIVNMLINVIYPIYMTGNLSNTSTTDRKSFGLCSSVRLDPTTESLYAALISFPDVLCFVLMMLASGCTVFILYRHKKRVQYILRIKVSSTSSPETRATKTILLLVSTFVFFNTLSFISNIILAVFNSLNLFIMKTSAIMIACFPAVSPFLLIRCDSRIFRLCFGRIKHAESTKLVRRM, encoded by the exons ATGGCTGCCAGGGATTTGGCAGCAGGATCGATCTTCTTAATACAAACCATAATCGGACTTCTGgggaatttctctcttctttaccTTTATCTCTTCCTTTATTGCATGGGACATAGGGTGAGGACTATAGAT TTGATTGTCAAGAACCTAATTGTAGGCAACATCTTGGTTCTGTTCTCTAGTGGATTCCACTATACAGTGACAAATTTTGCGTGGCATCATGTCAACAGACAATTTGAATGCAAATTTTTCCCTTATGTCCGCATAGTGGGCAGGGGAGTGTCCATTGGCACCACCTGCCTGTTGAGTGTCTTCCAGGTCATCACGATCAGTCCCAGGAACTCCAGGTTGGCAGAGCTTAAAGTGAAGGCTCTCAGGTTAGTTGTCCCTTCAATTACCCTGTGTTGGATCGTTAACATGCTGATCAATGTCATTTATCCTATCTATATGACTGGAAATTTGAGCAACACAAGCACCACAGACAGAAAAAGTTTTGGACTCTGTTCTTCTGTTCGTCTTGATCCAACCACGGAGTCATTATATGCAGCATTGATATCCTTCCCTGATGTCTTATGTTTTGTCCTCATGATGTTGGCCAGTGGCTGCACAGTTTTCATCCTGTACAGGCACAAGAAGAGGGTGCAGTATATCCTTAGGATCAAAGtctcctccacatcctcccctgAGACCAGAGCCACTAAAACCATCCTTCTCCTGGTGAGCACCTTTGTCTTCTTTAACACCCTTTCCTTCATCAGTAATATCATTTTGGCTGTTTTTAATAGTCTTAATTTGTTTATCATGAAAACCTCTGCAATAATGATTGCGTGTTTCCCAGCTGTCAGCCCCTTTCTGCTCATCAGATGTGACTCCAGGATTTTCAGGCTCTGCTTTGGCCGGATAAAGCATGCAGAATCCACTAAGCTTGTGAGAAGGATGTAA